The Elaeis guineensis isolate ETL-2024a chromosome 3, EG11, whole genome shotgun sequence region GACAGAAGGAGTTGGACGGATGCATCACGTCTTCTGCTTGCAAACTTCAACACTCCTAAGAGATAATTTGATTGTCTAAAAGCGTTTTCAAAAAGAGCCAGATGTCCCTTCAAGCGGAAGTACTGCACGAATTATGAAGGATATGGAGAGAAAAGAGCGACCGTTAGATGATGGTTGCTTCAAATCTTTGCTCCCAAGAGCCAGGACTAAACCAGGACAGGCGACAACAAACGGCATGACTAGTATAATGGACGAGTCATTTCAACTGAGGGAGCTCAACAGGAAATGAGCCAAGGAGAATTCAACAGGGGAAATGAAAGATTCTCCAAAGCGACGAATGAAGAGCCCTTCACCGGGAACACCTGCTCACCACTGGCAACCCAATCTTGCGAGCATTACTGAAGAATAGCATCTTTACTGTGCCCTTTAAATCTTTATCGCATCAGGAGGAGCCATGAAAACTCGTACACTTCACCGAAGTGAGAGATGTACATATTAGAATTTTATGGGATAACAAAACTTAGATGAAGATGATGTCACAGAAGCCATCCAGGATCTTTCAAATCAGTATGTCGGATCAGCTTGCAACGGTCTGTAATCATAAGAAAACCAATATAGTCCTCGCTGATGTGTTTTGTTCACCAGAGATAGTATCTGAATTAATCAAACAAAGATTTATCGGTACATTAGTAAGTTTTGCATATAATTCCTGCCTATATGGCATCGGGACTCGATAATGTTACCCACAAGTAGCACCATTTTAGGTGGAGCtagttttctaaaattttttaatgggGAAGGCCGATGCATGAATCTCCTAACCAATTTCAATATGCAGCTGGCCCCCGAAAGAGAAGTCATTTCATTCTTCAAAAATTAGAGAACATGTTTCATCAGCAAATAAAACCATGCTTCCTAAGGATTTATCATGATTTAACCTTATTATCGGAGATTCCTGATAAAATTTCCTGCTACAATATCTGTCTGAATGGTAATTAATGATTTGTAGAAAACTTCCGTAGTTTCTGTTTCTCTCCGTTGCTGCTGTTGCTGTTTGGTGAAAATGGTTCTGTTAACCTCAAACAATTACATGTGATGTGGTCTTTTATGGCCTAGTTACAAAATTCCATTCGGACATTCCCCTTATTCAGAGAATAGCATCTGCCTTTTCTCGCGTAAACAAACCATTTAGCACTTGGGATTTTTGCTGGTGAAGGCTCTAAAGAAGGGCCCGGTGGTAGAGCCATCAGAAGCTTAGTTGCCTCCATTTAGTCACCTAGTAGTTTGCTAttgacttttttttttgcatggagGTTCTGGACTCCGCCTTGCCAAATTGTTGATCTGCTCACGGTCTacagccttcttttttttttttaataccttTTTGTCCTGAAATTTGGGGGAAGTTGAAAGAGCGAAGAAATTTGGACCAGGACCAAGAAAACAATCAAGCCCGAAGCCAAGCACTGCGAACTTTGTCAAGGTTGGCATGATCATGGCTGATAACAAGACCTGATCTAGGCTACGCAACATCAGATGTACACAGCAAGTCTGAAGTCGACTACTTAACCTATGCTTCATATTTTCCTGCTGCCAACTATCGTCAATTGTTTCAGTTCTTCGAAGGCCTTCTTAAGCGATCTCCAGCCTTTTTGATGCTTACCGGTCAACCTTTCTTCTTGTACTTTGAGATTATATTGCCATGTACTTTGATTGGTCATAATCTAACATTTTGCAGCATTTTCTATGATAAAGAttgcaaaataataaataaatagtatGAAACAAGGTAATCAGTTATAATTGCAAAAAGGTTGTTTCTGTTATCTGCATTTGGCATGAGAAAGGTACGAAGATGATCTCCAGCAGAAATGTTCGGTACTGTATTAACCCATACCCGCAATTAAAAAGATACAAGGAAAATATACCAACATAGCTGTATTAAAATCAGCATTTCATCGCTGATTGACGAATAAAAACATCGCACCAAGGACGCCAGCCAGCAGAGTTGCTAAATAGCCTGAGCCCGACAACTGCAGTATATGCAGAATTATATCCTAATACCATATGAAAGTCCAGACCAGGAACACGGGTATTTATTTCATATGCTTTATGGAATTAAAATACTAGCACAGCTAGTGAGAAAAGCATAATTTAAAGGGAAAAGGAATTTAGGATGACTGCAATCCTGAATGATCCATTGCTCTCGTGGTAATGTATGCATGCAGAGGCTGAAGTTTGTGGGTTGTGAGCTGAACAGTATCTAtatcatcttcttctccttccttcagTCTCCACTCAAACTCCTGAACGAATCTACCAATGGCTGTACAAGAAATTAGCATTGCCTGCAAAGATCCAGCACATACTCTTTTTCCTGCTCCAAATGCCATTGTCTTGTAAAGATCCATTGGTTCGAAATTGCTAGATAGAAATCTCTCAGGCTTCCATTCTTCAGGATCATCCCAGTCCTTTTGGTTCATATTACATGCATAAAGATTGATTGCAATCTGTAAACATATTGTGAGCTTCATGAGATGACACACATAACACTACAAACCAACAAGCAGATTTTCAAAGGCTCTCTGTTACTTAGAATGCTCACCGGTGTCCCAGCTGGAATGTCATAGCCTCCTAGTTGGGTGTCTTCATGGGCATATCTAAGGGGAACAATAGGAGCAGGAGAATACTTCCTTAGAGTTTCATGGAAAACAGCATTCAGGTATGGTAGCTGTGGCAAGTGCTCCTCCATAACCATTTCAGACCCACATACTTCTCGGATTTCATGATAAAGGCGATCCTGAAATTAAGGATATAAATAAGGcagagctaaaaaaaaaaaaaaagaggaggaaaaaaagCTAAAAACATGTGCTTTGCTAGTTACCTGACACTTTGGATGCCTAGCAAGTTCATACATAGCCCATTCTGTTGTGACCAAAGTTGTGTCAGAGGCCTCAATTATTGCTTCCCAAATCAATGTGGTCAATTGCTCCTCTGTCAGTGTGTTTTCGGACAGTAGAAAGTCCAGATAGCAGTTTATTTCCTGCGCATTGATGACAACTAATGTACTTTGACTTTTGATGTTTGGATTGGAGGAAATTGTTAAAAACATGAGaactagaaaaaaaagagaaacaaggAGGGGTGAAGACCTCTCCAAGTGCAATGCGTTTCTTCTGTTCATTGATCAGGGCCCTTGTCACTGCTGTCTTACGAGCCACTATTCTTTGAACTTTCATTTCCATGCTCCTATTAGGAACCCATCTCAGATATGGGAAGAAATCCCTCCAGTCTACCTCTAGTGCACCCATCATTGGATCCATGACCAGGACATTGAAAATTTCTTTCTTTGACATCTCCTGCCCAAGCTCCTCCACATAAACAGATTCTACATCCTTGCCCAGAGCCTGCAGGATGCTCAGGTGTTTCATAAGCTTTCATTGTGATTCTCAGTTGTACATACGTAAGTTTCACTCATAGCGCCATAAGTATATATATAGACAAAAGATATTGTGGGTGTGTTGCATGCCCCAAAATGGAGTATCTGTTTATAAACTGAAGAGACTAGGAACGATTGAGTTGAGATATGGAGACATaaggaaagaagaggaaaaaaaaggaataagAGAAGCTCAATTTACATATTCTTACTGAATAGAGAAACATGTATAACCTTCACAGTATGTATAACCCAAGACCTCACCCACAAAGTGTTATTTGGATTCTTTGGGCTTGTATAAGTACCTAGGATCTATCCATTGCATGGTCAGTGTGGAACTAAATACATACTTGCACGTGTCCTCACATATTTCTCCCATTTAAGCCCCAGCATCCTCATCAGGCTAAAGGACTAAATCTATTCAAATTCAACAGAGTACCACAAATCCAATCACAAACACTACGATTAGTTTGTGGTCAACCTAAATAGGCCTGTGCTGCAATGTCCCTTACTCTATATGGGTCATTGGCCGAGTTCATTTTGTTATCGTTTTTTGACAACCTAAGATCTTATCCAAAAAGATTAGTCGAAATATATTACTTAGGTTTTTAGCCTCGTATAAATACCCAGCATCTATCCATTATATAGCCGATGCGAAACAAAATGCCCGCCAGCACAGGAACTTATAGCATGAAAGTAAAGAGTTTGACACCAAGCATTCGAAACTATAGGTGCATAGCTAGCAAATTTCAATTGTATGACTGTTTGAAGATACATGTTCTATGTGGAGTGTAATGAAGCATCCAAAAACACTCTTGAAAGCACACTTATTTTTGTACATATGGTTAAAAAGGACAAAGCATGAAAATgcatgtgcatgtgtgtgtgtgagagagagagagaatagcaTAATAGAAAAGAATCAGGAATTAAACTTGTTAGATAAAACAATAATAGTTGTTTTATGTTAAACATAATAATAGATACCAACAACAGAAGCTCTAGTATGCGCTTTTTTTAAGTGTGATGACATGCCTCATATGCTGCAATTCACTATTTAGATATAAATTGTGCTTGTATCTGAGGATAGGACTTATGATTTACGTAGGACGACACTTACTTCTGTCAAGGATAATCGGAAAAGCTCAGCCTTGAATGGCTCCCTGAGGTTTACTGCATTTTGAGGATTGTTCTTTATCTCTGAATGCAGAACGTTTACGATGTTTTTGATCATGGTGTCCCTGAGGCCACGATATCGCTTCTGATATTAGACAGCACAGAAGATCATTTTAGCTTAGGAGGACCCAATATAAAAGTATTATGAAACAAACAAAATGCCATCCTAGTTGCGCTTTTATGTGAATCTATGGGCAAAGGGACAACTCTTGTATTGCAAACCTGAGCATTTGATCCCAAAACACTTGTGAGGATGTAGCGCTTCACCATTTTATGGAACTCGCCATAATCACTTGTGGCAACCATAGATTTGTTGGAAGTGAGCAATGTCAGTGCATTTGAAAGCTTTCGAGACGAGATAGAGTTGAATCTAGTTACCATTGCCTGCAAAAGGATAAATATTATGCCTCACCAACAGAACAAATGCACATTATTAGCGACAAACATTTCATCAAACAATAAGCTTTTTTTGCAACAGAAGCACTTTGAACGGGAAATCATTCCTTCCATTAGTATCTTTAATCCATCACTTGGATAAGCTCAAGATGCATTAAATTCATCTGacgtttttttttagaaaaaaaaaatcacctacCATTTAACAGATGTCTACCAGATGGCGTCCAACATATTTGATTTTTCTGAAAactatattctcttatgaaaccAAATCTGTATACTGAAACCAACCACAACAGCAGAGAAATCTCCAGGATCATAAACGGAAAATAGACCGGGAGGTGCGGCTTACCTCCTTGGCCACTTCAGCCGAATTGAGGACCACCACCGTAGAAGCTCCCGTTCTGATGGAGTAGATAGGCCCATAAATTTCGGCCCATTTCGCGAACGTCCGGTGGGGCTTCTTGTCCTTGAGCTGATGCA contains the following coding sequences:
- the LOC105040426 gene encoding ent-kaurene oxidase 2 isoform X2 codes for the protein MAMVTRFNSISSRKLSNALTLLTSNKSMVATSDYGEFHKMVKRYILTSVLGSNAQKRYRGLRDTMIKNIVNVLHSEIKNNPQNAVNLREPFKAELFRLSLTEALGKDVESVYVEELGQEMSKKEIFNVLVMDPMMGALEVDWRDFFPYLRWVPNRSMEMKVQRIVARKTAVTRALINEQKKRIALGEEINCYLDFLLSENTLTEEQLTTLIWEAIIEASDTTLVTTEWAMYELARHPKCQDRLYHEIREVCGSEMVMEEHLPQLPYLNAVFHETLRKYSPAPIVPLRYAHEDTQLGGYDIPAGTPIAINLYACNMNQKDWDDPEEWKPERFLSSNFEPMDLYKTMAFGAGKRVCAGSLQAMLISCTAIGRFVQEFEWRLKEGEEDDIDTVQLTTHKLQPLHAYITTRAMDHSGLQSS
- the LOC105040426 gene encoding ent-kaurene oxidase 2 isoform X1, with the protein product MDAVLVPLQDIPIGVLTSLALGLLTVAIIVGKFFIGRSRRLNRTPAVPGLPFIGNLHQLKDKKPHRTFAKWAEIYGPIYSIRTGASTVVVLNSAEVAKEAMVTRFNSISSRKLSNALTLLTSNKSMVATSDYGEFHKMVKRYILTSVLGSNAQKRYRGLRDTMIKNIVNVLHSEIKNNPQNAVNLREPFKAELFRLSLTEALGKDVESVYVEELGQEMSKKEIFNVLVMDPMMGALEVDWRDFFPYLRWVPNRSMEMKVQRIVARKTAVTRALINEQKKRIALGEEINCYLDFLLSENTLTEEQLTTLIWEAIIEASDTTLVTTEWAMYELARHPKCQDRLYHEIREVCGSEMVMEEHLPQLPYLNAVFHETLRKYSPAPIVPLRYAHEDTQLGGYDIPAGTPIAINLYACNMNQKDWDDPEEWKPERFLSSNFEPMDLYKTMAFGAGKRVCAGSLQAMLISCTAIGRFVQEFEWRLKEGEEDDIDTVQLTTHKLQPLHAYITTRAMDHSGLQSS
- the LOC105040426 gene encoding ent-kaurene oxidase 2 isoform X3, whose amino-acid sequence is MVTRFNSISSRKLSNALTLLTSNKSMVATSDYGEFHKMVKRYILTSVLGSNAQKRYRGLRDTMIKNIVNVLHSEIKNNPQNAVNLREPFKAELFRLSLTEALGKDVESVYVEELGQEMSKKEIFNVLVMDPMMGALEVDWRDFFPYLRWVPNRSMEMKVQRIVARKTAVTRALINEQKKRIALGEEINCYLDFLLSENTLTEEQLTTLIWEAIIEASDTTLVTTEWAMYELARHPKCQDRLYHEIREVCGSEMVMEEHLPQLPYLNAVFHETLRKYSPAPIVPLRYAHEDTQLGGYDIPAGTPIAINLYACNMNQKDWDDPEEWKPERFLSSNFEPMDLYKTMAFGAGKRVCAGSLQAMLISCTAIGRFVQEFEWRLKEGEEDDIDTVQLTTHKLQPLHAYITTRAMDHSGLQSS